In a single window of the Bradyrhizobium sp. ORS 285 genome:
- a CDS encoding TAXI family TRAP transporter solute-binding subunit, with amino-acid sequence MLAATAAFGPSAEAQQQPRPATGAANVGNLPDRDSLNSGTVTVITAPIGGPMSVMGSDMAAVLDDGENLRVLPILGKGSAQNLVDIIMLKNIDMGFVATDALEFVKTEYNIPDIAQRVRYIAKLFHNDVHIIARREIRSLEDLNGKRVFAERSIGLPAATTIFRRLGIRADIDSVTDPTGGLQKLIDGQGDAWIASVSKDAPIIKGIKNEGGRLHLLPVPYDRALQDIYLPTSFSSEEYPNLVPPGTKVDAVAASTVLMVYNWPENSDRYRRTARFVDALFGKIQVLQSPPRHPKWRDTVLSAPVQGMIRFKAAQDWLDGARAVQSPSSDGNPAEFRKFLDERKAQARMSSDEAAKLYSDFLKWQRSKDAR; translated from the coding sequence ATGCTGGCGGCCACTGCGGCATTCGGCCCCAGTGCCGAGGCGCAGCAGCAGCCGCGTCCGGCGACCGGCGCGGCCAATGTCGGCAATCTGCCGGATCGGGATTCGCTGAACTCCGGCACGGTCACGGTCATCACCGCGCCGATCGGCGGACCGATGTCGGTGATGGGCTCGGACATGGCCGCGGTGCTCGACGACGGCGAGAATCTCCGCGTGCTGCCGATCCTCGGCAAGGGCTCAGCGCAGAACCTCGTCGACATCATCATGTTGAAGAACATCGACATGGGCTTCGTCGCCACCGACGCGCTGGAATTCGTCAAGACGGAATATAACATTCCGGACATCGCCCAGCGCGTCCGCTACATCGCAAAACTGTTCCACAACGACGTCCACATCATCGCGCGGCGCGAGATCCGCTCGCTCGAGGATCTCAATGGCAAGCGCGTGTTCGCCGAGCGATCGATCGGCCTGCCGGCCGCGACCACGATCTTTCGCCGGCTCGGCATCCGCGCCGACATCGACTCCGTGACAGACCCGACCGGCGGCCTGCAGAAGCTGATCGACGGCCAGGGCGATGCCTGGATCGCATCGGTGTCGAAGGACGCGCCGATCATCAAGGGCATCAAGAACGAGGGCGGGCGGCTGCATCTGCTGCCGGTCCCGTATGACCGCGCGCTGCAGGACATCTATCTGCCGACATCGTTCTCGTCGGAGGAATATCCCAACCTGGTGCCGCCGGGCACCAAGGTCGACGCGGTCGCGGCGTCCACCGTGCTGATGGTCTATAATTGGCCTGAAAATAGCGACCGCTATCGGCGCACGGCGCGGTTCGTCGATGCGCTGTTCGGCAAGATCCAGGTGCTGCAGTCGCCGCCGCGGCATCCGAAATGGCGCGACACGGTGCTGTCGGCGCCGGTGCAGGGCATGATCCGCTTCAAGGCGGCGCAGGACTGGCTCGACGGCGCACGTGCGGTGCAGTCGCCGTCGAGCGACGGCAATCCCGCCGAGTTCCGCAAGTTTCTCGACGAGCGCAAGGCGCAGGCGCGGATGTCGTCGGACGAAGCGGCGAAGCTGTACAGCGACTTTCTGAAATGGCAGCGAAGCAAGGACGCGCGCTGA
- a CDS encoding aldo/keto reductase has protein sequence MKHRQLGRSGLNVPPLCFGCNVFGWTVDEAASFRLLDKVLDSGLNFLDTADVYSRWVPGHTGGESETIIGKWMKLRGNRDRVILATKVGMDMGDGKVGLKADYIARAVEDSLRRLQTEFIDLYQSHKDDETTPQEETLAAYDKLIKAGKVRVIGASNFSAERLQAALDISKANNLPRYESLQPDYSLAERSVYEGALQRVCEQNQVGVITFFSLAAGFLTGKYRSEADYGKSPRGQRGIPKYMNERGMRILAALDEVAKETGAQQASVALAWLLAKPSVTAPIASATKPEHVDTLVAATRLALTPDQVARLDTASA, from the coding sequence ATGAAGCATCGTCAGCTCGGCCGCTCCGGCCTCAACGTCCCGCCCCTCTGCTTCGGCTGCAACGTGTTCGGCTGGACCGTGGACGAAGCGGCGTCATTCCGCCTGCTCGACAAGGTGCTGGACTCCGGCCTCAACTTCCTCGACACGGCCGACGTCTATTCCCGCTGGGTGCCCGGCCACACCGGCGGCGAGTCCGAGACCATCATCGGCAAATGGATGAAGCTGCGCGGCAACCGCGACCGCGTCATCCTCGCCACCAAGGTCGGCATGGACATGGGTGACGGCAAGGTCGGGCTGAAGGCGGACTACATCGCGCGCGCGGTCGAGGACAGCCTGCGCCGGCTGCAGACCGAATTCATCGATCTCTATCAATCGCACAAGGACGACGAGACGACGCCGCAGGAGGAGACGCTGGCGGCCTATGACAAACTGATCAAGGCCGGCAAGGTGCGCGTCATCGGCGCCTCGAACTTCTCGGCCGAGCGGCTGCAGGCCGCGCTCGACATTTCCAAGGCCAACAACCTGCCGCGCTATGAGAGCCTGCAGCCGGACTACAGTCTCGCCGAACGATCGGTGTATGAAGGCGCGCTGCAGCGCGTCTGCGAGCAGAACCAGGTCGGCGTCATCACCTTCTTCTCGCTCGCCGCCGGCTTCCTCACCGGCAAGTACCGCTCGGAGGCCGACTACGGCAAGAGTCCGCGGGGACAGCGCGGCATTCCGAAATACATGAACGAGCGCGGCATGCGTATCCTCGCCGCGCTGGACGAGGTGGCGAAGGAAACCGGCGCCCAACAGGCCTCCGTCGCCTTGGCCTGGCTGCTCGCCAAACCGTCGGTGACGGCGCCGATCGCCAGCGCGACCAAGCCGGAGCATGTCGATACCTTGGTCGCAGCGACGCGGCTCGCGCTGACGCCCGATCAGGTTGCGCGGCTCGACACCGCAAGCGCTTGA
- a CDS encoding NF038122 family metalloprotease translates to MNTLTYDQLGLSSDALMPDTAAAKNTPTATAAAATPFVLPPGAVSAPVVHADGSETVSVHTGGLTFNLNFDAAAAAAPESFRAGVEQAAAILSSAITDKATVNLAIDFAGTGGGAGANVSNGVLANYTQLRTDLQDHAAAGDTVFDNLPTTRAVQGHSQVFVANAQAKVLGLIDPNSTTTQDGFAVFNTDIPSQSLVGVALHELSHALGRVPSPGNLDIFDLFDFTKPGQHLINNNIGSGPPAYFSLDGGVTKIADYGQMSDPADFLNTGIQGARDPLNEFYNPTTSQTLSPIDLVVLETLGYNIKTPDTAALLAQLPHAAGVAAPLQTPAQAAAIASAVAAETAASLTKLGDAAGAAQVLANAQADAAAANGTDAGAAHDHTAAYAGYSAEPHHDPMMLAMHLHAISAN, encoded by the coding sequence ATGAACACGCTGACCTATGACCAGCTCGGATTGAGCTCCGATGCCCTGATGCCGGACACGGCTGCTGCGAAGAACACTCCGACCGCGACGGCTGCGGCAGCGACGCCGTTCGTGCTGCCGCCTGGTGCGGTGTCGGCTCCGGTCGTGCATGCCGACGGCTCAGAGACCGTCTCGGTCCACACCGGCGGCCTCACCTTCAATCTGAACTTCGATGCCGCCGCGGCGGCCGCGCCGGAAAGCTTCCGCGCCGGCGTCGAGCAGGCTGCCGCGATCCTGTCGTCGGCGATCACCGACAAGGCCACCGTCAATCTCGCGATCGACTTCGCCGGCACCGGCGGCGGCGCCGGCGCCAATGTCAGCAACGGCGTGCTCGCCAACTACACGCAGCTCCGCACCGATCTGCAGGATCATGCCGCGGCCGGCGACACCGTGTTCGACAATTTGCCGACCACAAGGGCCGTGCAGGGCCACTCTCAGGTGTTCGTCGCCAATGCGCAGGCCAAGGTGCTCGGGCTGATCGATCCGAACAGCACCACCACCCAGGACGGCTTCGCCGTCTTCAACACCGACATCCCCAGCCAGTCGCTGGTCGGCGTCGCGCTGCATGAGCTGTCGCATGCGCTGGGCCGGGTGCCGTCGCCGGGCAATCTCGACATTTTCGACCTGTTCGACTTCACCAAGCCGGGACAGCATCTGATCAACAACAACATCGGCTCTGGCCCGCCCGCTTACTTCTCGCTCGACGGCGGCGTCACCAAGATCGCCGATTACGGCCAGATGTCGGATCCGGCCGACTTCCTCAACACCGGCATCCAGGGCGCCCGCGATCCGCTGAACGAATTCTACAATCCCACCACGTCGCAGACGCTGTCGCCGATCGACCTCGTGGTGCTGGAAACACTCGGCTACAACATCAAGACGCCGGATACCGCGGCGCTGCTCGCCCAGCTTCCCCACGCCGCCGGCGTCGCCGCGCCGCTGCAGACGCCGGCCCAGGCCGCCGCGATCGCGTCCGCTGTCGCCGCGGAGACCGCCGCCAGCCTGACCAAGCTCGGTGACGCCGCCGGCGCCGCGCAGGTGCTGGCAAACGCGCAAGCCGATGCGGCTGCGGCCAATGGCACCGATGCCGGCGCAGCCCACGACCACACCGCAGCCTATGCCGGCTATTCCGCCGAGCCGCATCATGATCCGATGATGCTCGCGATGCACCTGCACGCGATCAGCGCGAACTAA